A window of the Oncorhynchus mykiss isolate Arlee chromosome 15, USDA_OmykA_1.1, whole genome shotgun sequence genome harbors these coding sequences:
- the LOC100135826 gene encoding carbonic anhydrase 1: MSHAWGYAPDNGPDKWCEGFPIANGPRQSPIDIVPGEAAFDAALKALTLKYDPSTSIDILNNGHSFQVTYTDDNDNSTLTGGPISGTYRLKQFHFHWGASDDRGSEHTVAGTKYAAELHLVHWNTKYPSFGDAASKSDGLAVVGVFLQVGNENANLQKVLDAFDAIKAKGKQTSFENFDPTILLPKSLDYWTYDGSLTTPPLLESVTWIVCKESISVSPAQMGKFRSLLFSGEGEAACCMVDNYRPPQPLKGRAVRASFK; this comes from the exons ATGTCTCATGCATGGGGATACGCACCGGACAATG GACCCGACAAATGGTGTGAAGGCTTCCCAATTGCCAACGGACCCCGccagtctcccattgacatcgTACCTGGGGAGGCTGCCTTCGACGCAGCCTTGAAGGCGCTCACTTTGAAGTACGACCCTTCCACCTCCATTGACATTCTCAACAACGGACATTCCTTTCAAGTGACCTACACCGACGACAACGACAACTCAA CTCTGACAGGGGGGCCCATTTCAGGGACGTACAGGCTAAAGCAGTTCCACTTCCACTGGGGCGCCAGCGACGACAGGGGTTCTGAGCATACCGTGGCCGGGACCAAGTATGCTGCCGAG CTCCACCTGGTACACTGGAACACCAAGTACCCCAGCTTTGGTGATGCTGCTAGCAAGTCTGATGGCCTTGCTGTTGTAGGAGTCTTCCTCCAG GTTGGAAATGAAAATGCCAATCTTCAGAAGGTCCTTGATGCTTTTGATGCCATTAAAGCCAAG GGCAAGCAGACCTCTTTCGAGAATTTTGACCCCACCATCCTGCTCCCCAAGTCCCTAGACTACTGGACTTACGACGGCTCCCTGACCACACCTCCTCTGCTGGAGAGTGTCACCTGGATCGTCTGCAAGGAGTCAATCAGCGTCAGCCCTGCCCAG ATGGGCAAATTCCGGAGCCTGCTTTTCTCTGGAGAGGGCGAGGCCGCCTGCTGCATGGTGGACAACTACCGCCCCCCTCAGCCCCTCAAGGGCCGCGCTGTGCGTGCATCCTTCAAATAA